A genomic region of Peptoniphilus sp. ING2-D1G contains the following coding sequences:
- a CDS encoding putative Aconitase (Family membership): MSKIFSCKKISKGLVEGTVVISPEPILFYHTDPKTGEITEKNHPLYGKSVKDKIIIFPGGKGSSVVQAEGLYYFEEKQSSPKAFIVENLDTVLVSCAIIMEIPMVNEVDKDFYESIKDGDKIILNATKEIIRIL; encoded by the coding sequence ATGTCTAAAATATTTTCTTGTAAAAAAATTTCTAAAGGCTTAGTTGAAGGGACAGTTGTTATTTCTCCTGAACCCATTCTTTTTTATCACACAGATCCGAAAACCGGTGAGATAACCGAAAAAAACCATCCCCTTTACGGAAAGTCCGTAAAGGATAAAATAATAATTTTTCCCGGCGGAAAAGGAAGCTCTGTCGTACAAGCGGAAGGGCTCTATTATTTTGAGGAAAAACAATCATCTCCAAAGGCATTCATAGTTGAAAATTTGGATACCGTCTTAGTATCCTGCGCTATAATCATGGAAATACCAATGGTCAATGAAGTAGATAAAGATTTCTATGAATCCATAAAGGATGGCGATAAAATTATTTTAAATGCAACTAAAGAAATAATAAGAATATTATAA
- a CDS encoding polysaccharide deacetylase family protein (This domain is found in polysaccharide deacetylase. This family of polysaccharide deacetylases includes NodB (nodulation protein B from Rhizobium) which is a chitooligosaccharide deacetylase. It also includes chitin deacetylase from yeast, and endoxylanases which hydrolyses glucosidic bonds in xylan; High confidence in function and specificity), protein MYSDNIDNESIQSAKIRQMRRRRKIEKRKKTIRRRRILALIAIVLVIFLIYKGISGLFNKKETVSIEGSLPAWYIGVVSQQKTQGFYVAPESYNSQKSKFLSAYDKATTLNMKIVPGSNHVTSAINYAYDTAQIRTYIRGEVEYTGAQKLVFLTFDDGPNNIITPQILDILDKNDVHATFFLLGSDINEAHQGVLNRMLLEGNGIGIHSFSHVYEELYPDNAANPSKIIEEAKLSQNRLQNIFGEDFVSHVWRYPGGHMSWNNTIESDAILKENGFEWIDWNCMSGDAEPEDKRPKSGEEAAAFVDATLNKNLHNEVAVVLMHDSKNKTNTVNHLQSIIDYFKDKDYKFGILK, encoded by the coding sequence ATGTACTCTGATAATATAGATAATGAAAGTATACAATCTGCTAAAATTAGACAAATGCGCAGAAGAAGAAAGATAGAAAAGAGAAAAAAAACAATCAGACGAAGGCGAATACTCGCCCTAATAGCAATAGTCCTTGTGATTTTTTTGATATATAAAGGTATAAGCGGATTGTTTAACAAAAAGGAGACTGTTTCAATCGAAGGTTCTCTGCCGGCTTGGTATATAGGTGTAGTAAGCCAACAAAAGACTCAAGGCTTCTATGTTGCACCTGAATCTTACAATTCACAAAAAAGTAAATTTTTATCTGCATATGACAAAGCCACCACTTTGAATATGAAAATAGTTCCCGGATCAAACCATGTAACTTCAGCCATTAATTACGCCTATGACACAGCTCAAATAAGAACTTATATAAGAGGAGAAGTTGAATATACAGGAGCTCAAAAATTGGTATTTCTTACCTTTGATGACGGTCCAAACAACATTATAACCCCTCAAATATTGGATATTTTAGACAAAAATGACGTTCATGCAACATTCTTTTTATTGGGTTCTGATATAAATGAAGCACATCAAGGTGTTTTAAATAGGATGTTACTTGAGGGAAACGGCATAGGAATTCACTCTTTTTCACATGTTTACGAAGAATTATATCCCGACAATGCCGCCAATCCTTCTAAAATAATTGAAGAAGCTAAGTTGTCTCAAAACAGACTTCAAAATATATTTGGAGAAGATTTTGTCTCACATGTTTGGAGATATCCCGGTGGTCATATGTCTTGGAATAATACCATAGAATCAGATGCCATATTGAAAGAAAACGGATTTGAATGGATCGACTGGAATTGCATGAGCGGAGATGCCGAACCCGAGGATAAAAGACCTAAGTCCGGAGAAGAAGCCGCAGCTTTTGTAGATGCGACCTTAAATAAAAATCTTCACAATGAAGTTGCAGTAGTCTTGATGCACGATTCAAAGAATAAAACGAACACGGTAAATCACCTACAATCTATAATAGATTACTTTAAAGATAAAGATTATAAATTTGGAATTTTGAAATAA
- the lysA gene encoding Diaminopimelate decarboxylase (Specifically catalyzes the decarboxylation of meso-diaminopimelate (meso-DAP) to L-lysine; High confidence in function and specificity), whose protein sequence is MLNIDNNNVLIDNVKVKDLKKNYGTPLYIYSVSSIKDRIAELKKDFLNKYEKTTVSYAAKAFICKSLLDIISEENLNLDVVSGGELYIALKSGFDPKKIEFNGNNKLPEEIDMAVKNNVGKIIIDGSKEICLINDAAEKYGKKINVLFRITPGVDAHTHKYIQTAAVDSKFGFNVDEVLDEVKKVVNNDNFNFLGYHYHLGSQLFDNDIYIKALEIAIDLIEKTKNLTGKYIKELNIGGGFGITYTDEKRKPYSYFLDPVMEKIDAHFENKNDRPMITIEPGRSIVGEAGYTLYTVGNIKDIKNIRKYVSIDGGMTDNIRPALYGAKYDAIVVNATNDKKEEIVTICGKCCESGDIIIKDILLPEIKTGDLILIKSTGAYGFSMSSNYNSMLRPPVVFVNSGKHFLAIKGQSFEDLAF, encoded by the coding sequence ATGTTAAATATTGATAATAACAATGTTTTAATAGACAATGTAAAGGTAAAAGATTTAAAGAAAAACTATGGAACCCCTCTATATATCTATTCTGTAAGCTCCATCAAAGACAGAATTGCCGAACTGAAAAAAGATTTTTTAAATAAATATGAAAAAACTACCGTATCCTATGCTGCGAAAGCCTTTATCTGCAAAAGTTTACTCGATATAATATCCGAAGAAAATTTAAACTTGGATGTAGTGAGTGGCGGAGAGTTGTATATAGCTCTAAAAAGTGGCTTTGATCCGAAGAAAATAGAGTTTAACGGAAACAATAAGCTCCCTGAAGAAATAGATATGGCAGTGAAAAACAATGTTGGAAAAATAATAATAGACGGTTCAAAAGAAATCTGTTTGATTAACGATGCCGCTGAAAAATACGGCAAAAAAATAAATGTTCTCTTCAGAATAACACCCGGTGTAGATGCACATACTCACAAATACATTCAAACAGCAGCTGTAGATTCAAAATTCGGATTTAATGTAGATGAAGTATTAGACGAGGTTAAAAAGGTAGTAAATAATGATAATTTTAACTTTCTGGGATACCATTACCATTTAGGTTCACAACTTTTTGATAATGATATTTATATAAAAGCTCTGGAGATTGCCATAGACTTAATTGAAAAAACTAAAAATTTAACGGGTAAATACATCAAAGAATTAAATATAGGCGGAGGATTCGGAATAACCTATACTGATGAAAAAAGAAAACCCTACAGTTATTTCTTGGATCCTGTAATGGAAAAAATAGATGCCCATTTTGAAAATAAAAATGACAGACCTATGATTACAATTGAACCAGGAAGAAGTATAGTAGGAGAAGCCGGATACACTCTTTACACAGTGGGAAATATCAAAGATATTAAAAATATCAGAAAATACGTATCCATTGACGGCGGAATGACAGATAATATAAGACCTGCGCTATACGGAGCAAAATACGATGCCATAGTTGTAAATGCAACAAATGATAAAAAAGAAGAAATAGTGACGATTTGCGGAAAATGTTGCGAATCGGGAGATATTATAATAAAGGACATCTTGCTTCCTGAAATAAAAACCGGAGATTTGATTTTAATTAAATCCACAGGTGCCTATGGATTTTCAATGTCATCAAATTACAACTCCATGCTACGACCTCCCGTTGTGTTTGTAAACTCCGGAAAACACTTCTTGGCAATTAAAGGGCAAAGTTTTGAAGATTTAGCCTTTTAA
- a CDS encoding endoribonuclease L-PSP (High confidence in function and specificity) codes for MEKNPIPQGKYIPAKKSANFIFSAGMTPRLDGKLIQEGKVERDKPLEDYKDAVVQAAKNAITAIKNTLVEDEEIEAIMTMTVYINAEDDFTSHSKLADFASEYIVNELGDIAICSRTAIGVKSLPGRAPVEIQIIASYK; via the coding sequence ATGGAAAAAAATCCAATACCTCAAGGTAAGTATATACCGGCAAAAAAATCTGCGAATTTTATATTTTCCGCAGGTATGACTCCGAGGCTTGATGGCAAACTGATACAAGAGGGAAAGGTTGAAAGGGACAAACCTCTTGAAGATTATAAGGATGCTGTTGTACAAGCTGCTAAGAACGCAATTACAGCTATAAAAAACACGCTGGTGGAAGATGAAGAAATTGAAGCAATTATGACAATGACAGTTTATATAAATGCAGAAGACGATTTTACATCCCACTCAAAACTTGCAGATTTTGCATCTGAATACATTGTAAACGAACTGGGCGATATAGCGATTTGTTCGAGAACAGCAATAGGAGTAAAATCTCTTCCGGGAAGGGCACCTGTTGAAATTCAAATAATAGCATCATACAAGTAA
- a CDS encoding aspartate aminotransferase (Aminotransferases share certain mechanistic features with other pyridoxal-phosphate dependent enzymes, such as the covalent binding of the pyridoxal-phosphate group to a lysine residue. On the basis of sequence similarity, these various enzymes can be grouped into class I and class II. This entry includes proteins from both subfamilies; High confidence in function and specificity): MSRIEEKFKRLGIDNAPGQESLQGEIKLDLRGEKLDGELVDFSHGDVDAHEPIPGSLERFIESYNAGGKQAYSEYRGHKYIREDVSKKISKFTGVQINPDENIIITPGTQGALFLAMSSLIAAGDKVAILEPDYFDNKKLAEFLEADIYPIELDYLNAPEGKAGINFSDLENAFKDGVGVFLFTNPSNPTGAVYSKEELSEIARLVREYDVTLLADELYSRQIFDGREFHHMINEDVDFDKLITIIGPSKTESMSGFRLGIAYGSKEIIDRMEKLQAIVSLRAPGYNQAMLDLWFDEPEGWLEERVKKHQAIRDDLVAKFKSVEGVQIRATEGGSYIFPKLPKLDVSIGDFVKILREHANVMVTVGTEFGPQFDDCIRLNFSQDPVKAADAVDRIVQMIERYRVK, encoded by the coding sequence ATGAGCAGAATAGAAGAAAAATTTAAAAGATTAGGTATTGATAATGCCCCGGGGCAAGAATCACTTCAAGGTGAAATTAAGCTGGATTTAAGGGGTGAAAAATTAGATGGTGAATTGGTAGATTTCTCTCACGGAGATGTTGATGCACATGAGCCGATTCCCGGTTCTTTGGAAAGATTTATAGAATCTTACAATGCCGGAGGAAAACAGGCGTATTCAGAGTACAGAGGACATAAGTATATAAGAGAAGATGTGTCAAAGAAGATTTCTAAATTCACCGGAGTGCAAATAAATCCGGATGAAAACATAATCATCACACCGGGAACTCAAGGTGCGCTTTTCTTAGCCATGAGTTCACTTATAGCGGCAGGCGATAAAGTTGCAATTTTAGAACCGGATTACTTTGACAATAAAAAACTTGCGGAATTTTTGGAAGCAGATATTTATCCTATAGAGCTTGATTATTTAAACGCTCCGGAAGGTAAAGCGGGAATTAATTTTTCTGATTTGGAAAATGCCTTTAAAGACGGAGTGGGAGTATTTCTTTTTACAAATCCGAGCAACCCAACAGGTGCTGTGTACTCAAAGGAAGAGCTTTCTGAAATTGCAAGGCTTGTAAGAGAATATGATGTAACACTTCTTGCTGATGAACTTTATTCAAGACAAATATTTGATGGAAGAGAATTCCACCACATGATAAACGAAGATGTGGATTTCGATAAGTTGATTACGATAATTGGACCATCAAAGACCGAATCCATGAGTGGATTTAGACTTGGAATTGCTTATGGATCAAAAGAAATCATCGACAGAATGGAAAAACTCCAAGCTATTGTATCTTTAAGAGCTCCCGGATACAATCAGGCGATGCTGGATTTATGGTTCGATGAACCGGAAGGCTGGCTTGAAGAAAGAGTAAAAAAACATCAAGCGATAAGAGATGATTTGGTTGCAAAATTCAAAAGTGTAGAAGGAGTACAAATAAGAGCCACTGAAGGAGGATCCTATATATTCCCAAAACTTCCTAAATTAGATGTATCCATTGGCGATTTCGTCAAAATTTTAAGAGAGCACGCAAATGTAATGGTGACTGTAGGCACTGAGTTCGGACCGCAATTTGACGACTGCATAAGGTTAAATTTCTCCCAAGATCCTGTCAAAGCAGCAGATGCTGTGGATAGAATCGTACAAATGATTGAAAGGTACAGGGTGAAATAA
- a CDS encoding putative membrane protein (Hypothetical protein): MGLVLSIGAAGVKGAGIVMSTVLLQTLGMPLTLIPILAAIWPVIDIAHTTANISGDLAGTIVVAASVNELDREVLNS, translated from the coding sequence ATGGGACTTGTACTTTCAATAGGTGCTGCAGGAGTAAAGGGAGCGGGTATTGTAATGTCAACAGTTTTGTTACAAACTTTGGGAATGCCTCTTACTCTTATTCCCATTTTGGCCGCTATCTGGCCTGTTATTGACATAGCTCACACTACAGCAAATATTTCAGGCGACTTGGCAGGAACAATAGTAGTTGCGGCTTCTGTAAATGAATTGGATAGGGAAGTATTGAACTCTTAA
- a CDS encoding NrdH-redoxin (NrdH) family (NrdH-redoxin (NrdH) family; NrdH is a small monomeric protein with a conserved redox active CXXC motif within a TRX fold, characterized by a glutaredoxin (GRX)-like sequence and TRX-like activity profile. In vitro, it displays protein disulfide reductase activity that is dependent on TRX reductase, not glutathione (GSH). It is part of the NrdHIEF operon, where NrdEF codes for class Ib ribonucleotide reductase (RNR-Ib), an efficient enzyme at low oxygen levels. Under these conditions when GSH is mostly conjugated to spermidine, NrdH can still function and act as a hydrogen donor for RNR-Ib. It has been suggested that the NrdHEF system may be the oldest RNR reducing system, capable of functioning in a microaerophilic environment, where GSH was not yet available. NrdH from Corynebacterium ammoniagenes can form domain-swapped dimers, although it is unknown if this happens in vivo. Domain-swapped dimerization, which results in the blocking of the TRX reductase binding site, could be a mechanism for regulating the oxidation state of the protein; Family membership) translates to MNKVVIYTSSTCPYCTMAKEYLNDKNVEFEERNVQTDSKARAELMAKGYTGVPVIDIDGEEIVGFDKAKLDTLLDK, encoded by the coding sequence ATGAACAAAGTTGTAATATATACGTCAAGCACTTGTCCTTACTGCACAATGGCCAAGGAATATCTAAACGATAAAAATGTGGAATTTGAAGAAAGAAATGTACAAACAGACAGCAAAGCCAGAGCTGAACTTATGGCAAAAGGATACACCGGAGTACCTGTAATTGATATAGATGGTGAAGAAATAGTAGGCTTTGACAAAGCGAAATTAGATACATTACTTGATAAATAA
- a CDS encoding ArsR family transcriptional regulator (Family membership) gives MILKMLGDPTRLKIIYTLSETSMCVSDIAKTLDLSQSLVSHQLALLREAELVKVKRVSRNAIYSLDDAHVLTIFKQAHEHAKHKSK, from the coding sequence ATGATTCTAAAAATGTTGGGAGACCCCACAAGGCTGAAGATAATTTACACCCTTTCGGAAACATCCATGTGCGTGAGTGACATTGCAAAGACATTGGATTTAAGTCAGTCCTTGGTTTCACACCAACTGGCTCTTCTAAGAGAAGCCGAACTCGTAAAGGTAAAGAGGGTTTCAAGAAATGCAATTTATTCCCTTGATGACGCTCATGTTTTGACAATATTTAAGCAAGCACATGAACACGCAAAACATAAATCAAAGTGA
- the rsmA gene encoding Ribosomal RNA small subunit methyltransferase A (High confidence in function and specificity) produces the protein MELLNKYGFRFTKSLGQNFLIDGNIVRNIANTAEIDENDHVLEIGPGIGTLTEELALRAKKVLAVEIDESLRDILKESLPYENVVVKFGDFLKLDLENIVKKEFKEHSFKVVANLPYYITTPIVAKFIESDLNIDSITIMMQKEVANRFTAKHSTKDYGTLSIFVQFYSEVSYEFSVSKNNFMPKPNVDSAVIKLKFKKDLPQIDKEKFFKIVKASFSKRRKTILNALSSYGFDIEKSDILKALEISNINPSRRGETLSIEEFIVLSINFPKIKGGDFNRN, from the coding sequence ATAGAACTTCTTAATAAATATGGATTTAGATTTACAAAATCCCTCGGTCAAAATTTTTTAATAGATGGAAATATAGTCAGAAATATCGCCAATACTGCAGAAATAGATGAAAATGACCATGTATTGGAAATAGGTCCGGGAATAGGGACACTCACGGAAGAACTTGCTTTGAGGGCAAAAAAAGTATTAGCTGTTGAGATAGACGAATCTTTAAGGGATATTTTGAAGGAATCCCTTCCCTATGAAAATGTAGTTGTCAAATTTGGAGATTTTTTAAAACTGGATTTGGAAAATATCGTTAAGAAGGAATTCAAAGAGCATTCCTTTAAGGTGGTCGCAAATTTACCCTACTATATAACTACACCTATTGTGGCAAAATTCATAGAGTCGGATTTGAATATAGATTCCATCACCATAATGATGCAAAAAGAAGTGGCAAACAGATTTACAGCAAAGCACTCCACTAAGGATTACGGGACTTTAAGCATCTTTGTTCAATTTTACTCCGAGGTCTCTTATGAATTCAGTGTTTCAAAAAATAATTTTATGCCCAAGCCCAATGTGGACTCAGCCGTTATAAAACTGAAATTTAAAAAAGATTTACCGCAAATAGACAAAGAAAAGTTTTTTAAAATAGTTAAAGCCTCCTTTTCCAAAAGGAGAAAGACTATATTAAACGCTCTTTCAAGTTATGGATTTGACATAGAAAAATCGGACATACTAAAAGCACTTGAAATTTCGAACATAAATCCCTCGAGAAGAGGAGAAACTTTGAGTATTGAGGAGTTTATTGTCCTTTCAATAAATTTCCCTAAAATTAAAGGAGGGGATTTTAATAGAAATTAA
- a CDS encoding ribonuclease M5 (This family of orthologous proteins shows a weak but significant similarity to the central region of the DnaG-type DNA primase. The region of similarity is termed the Toprim (topoisomerase-primase) domain and is also shared by RecR, OLD family nucleases, and type IA and II topoisomerases. [Transcription, RNA processing]; High confidence in function and specificity) encodes MMIKEVIVVEGKDDIRAVKAAVDAEVIATSGFGYGRKLIKLLKNLNERQGIIIFTDPDYMGTKIRKDLDKNLKGAKHAFLSQNKARKKDNIGVENASKEDIIEALKGARPIYEDAEYTFTNSDLIRTGLSGKANSREKRNKVSDYLKIGYGNSKQFLNKLNSFKISREEFKKAVKAVENGETL; translated from the coding sequence ATGATGATTAAGGAAGTAATAGTAGTTGAGGGAAAAGATGACATCAGAGCTGTAAAAGCCGCCGTGGATGCGGAGGTAATCGCCACATCGGGCTTCGGGTACGGAAGAAAACTCATAAAGCTCTTAAAGAATTTAAATGAAAGACAAGGAATAATTATTTTTACAGATCCCGACTACATGGGCACAAAGATACGAAAAGACCTGGACAAAAATCTCAAAGGAGCAAAGCACGCATTTTTATCTCAAAACAAGGCAAGAAAAAAGGACAACATTGGAGTTGAAAATGCTTCAAAAGAAGATATAATTGAAGCGTTAAAAGGGGCAAGACCTATCTACGAAGATGCTGAATACACATTTACAAATTCCGATTTAATAAGGACGGGACTTAGCGGAAAAGCAAACTCAAGGGAAAAGAGAAATAAGGTATCGGACTATTTAAAAATAGGCTACGGAAATTCCAAACAATTTCTAAATAAACTAAACAGTTTTAAAATTTCTCGAGAGGAATTTAAAAAAGCGGTGAAAGCGGTGGAAAATGGAGAGACTTTATAA
- a CDS encoding TatD like proteins (This family of proteins are related to a large superfamily of metalloenzymes. TatD, a member of this family has been shown experimentally to be a DNase enzyme; High confidence in function and specificity), with protein sequence MIDSHVHLDDPAFDYDREALIKKLPEQGISRVYNIGADIESSVASVKLADEYDHVKAVIGIHPHSAKTYNDEIEEKLIELAKNENVKAIGEIGLDYYYDNSPRDIQVEVFKKQIELAHKLGLPIVIHSRSASQETFDIIKSSLKEYPDLKFLIHCFSQSVEMMKEYVKMGCYIALGGVVTFKNSKEPKKVAEEVPLDKLLLETDCPYLAPVPMRVKRNEPYYIKYVAEEIAKIRNISVDELVEVTDANTRRFYDD encoded by the coding sequence GTGATAGATTCGCACGTACACTTGGATGATCCGGCCTTTGATTATGACAGAGAGGCTTTGATTAAAAAATTGCCCGAGCAGGGGATAAGCCGCGTTTATAATATCGGTGCAGACATTGAAAGTTCAGTTGCAAGTGTGAAACTTGCCGATGAATACGACCATGTAAAAGCCGTTATAGGAATTCATCCTCACAGTGCAAAAACATATAATGATGAGATTGAAGAAAAGTTAATAGAGCTTGCAAAAAATGAAAATGTAAAGGCCATTGGCGAAATAGGGCTTGATTACTATTATGACAATTCACCAAGAGATATTCAGGTGGAAGTATTTAAAAAGCAAATAGAACTTGCTCACAAACTCGGTCTTCCCATTGTAATCCATTCAAGAAGCGCTTCGCAAGAAACCTTTGATATCATTAAATCATCACTTAAAGAATATCCGGATTTGAAATTTTTAATTCATTGTTTTTCTCAGTCGGTGGAAATGATGAAAGAATATGTAAAAATGGGGTGTTATATAGCTTTGGGCGGGGTTGTTACCTTTAAGAACTCAAAGGAACCGAAGAAGGTTGCAGAGGAGGTTCCTTTGGACAAACTTCTTCTTGAAACGGATTGCCCATACCTTGCACCTGTTCCCATGAGAGTAAAGAGAAATGAACCCTATTATATAAAATATGTTGCCGAAGAAATAGCCAAGATAAGAAACATCAGCGTAGATGAACTTGTAGAGGTGACAGATGCCAATACAAGGAGATTTTATGATGATTAA